A genomic window from Schistocerca serialis cubense isolate TAMUIC-IGC-003099 chromosome 4, iqSchSeri2.2, whole genome shotgun sequence includes:
- the LOC126473896 gene encoding cuticle protein 16.5-like isoform X2 has product MKCLIVLSAVVAVALAKPGFLGAGVAAPAYAAGLAAAVQPAPVYVGGIHPGLAAYGPANIVVGPGGYNLDTPDVAAARGAHLAAVAQTRARDAAINGAALAAASAAAYGAYAAPAVVAAPAVAAVAPAAVAAPGLLAAPGSLAALKAAYHG; this is encoded by the coding sequence ATCGTCCTGAGTGCTGTCGTGGCCGTGGCCCTGGCCAAGCCCGGCTTCCTGGGGGCGGGCGTCGCCGCCCCCGCCTACGCCGCAGGCCTCGCTGCCGCCGTCCAGCCAGCTCCTGTCTATGTGGGCGGCATCCATCCCGGCCTCGCCGCCTACGGTCCGGCCAACATCGTCGTCGGGCCAGGTGGCTACAACCTGGACACCCCTGACGTGGCCGCCGCCAGGGGCGCCCACCTGGCCGCCGTCGCCCAGACGAGGGCCCGCGACGCCGCCATCAACGGTGCCGCcctcgccgccgcctccgccgcagcCTACGGCGCTTACGCCGCCCCCGCTGTCGTCGCTGCCCCCGCTGTCGCCGCCGTCGCTCCTGCGGCTGTCGCTGCTCCTGGCCTATTGGCTGCTCCCGGATCCCTGGCTGCCCTCAAGGCTGCCTACCACGGCTAA
- the LOC126474277 gene encoding cuticle protein 18.7-like — MKLLIVLSALVAVALATPGYLGAGAYLGAAGVAPVIGSAPGLVAPQPPAPVVVGGLAAYGPANIVLGPEGVPLDTPAVAAARVQHLSARLAVQSRGSV, encoded by the exons ATGAAGCTCCTG ATCGTCCTGAGTGCCTTGGTGGCAGTGGCTCTGGCCACGCCCGGCTACCTGGGGGCGGGCGCCTACCTGGGGGCGGCGGGCGTCGCCCCCGTCATCGGCTCGGCGCCGGGCCTCGTCGCCCCACAGCCGCCGGCCCCCGTGGTGGTGGGCGGCCTGGCAGCCTATGGCCCCGCCAACATCGTGCTGGGACCGGAGGGCGTGCCCCTGGACACGCCTGCGGTGGCCGCCGCCAGAGTGCAGCACCTGTCCGCGCGTCTCGCCGTGCAGTCTCGCGGGTCGG TGTAA